A portion of the Corynebacterium ammoniagenes DSM 20306 genome contains these proteins:
- a CDS encoding NAD-dependent succinate-semialdehyde dehydrogenase produces the protein MTYRVQDPATDEVIETFPTATREEIENILNSAEDATYEWGEHEITQRAEVVAKAAELFDARKHDLGKIIAEEMGKPLAEGVEEAEFASEIFQYYADHGPSFAADQEIPTNSAGKAMIRRLPLGALLGVMPWNFPFYQVARFAAPNLMLGNTIVLKHAEICPRSALAIQQILIDAGLPQGAYNNVFASHDQVAEMIADPRIQGVSLTGSERAGAIIGAQASKNLKKSVLELGGSDPYIVLDTKDVKASAQLAWETRMYNTGQACNSNKRLIVMDDIYDEFVAELVELAKGMTPADPVTLAEGSGNSYGPLSSRTAAETLERQLEIAVQEGATLHVGGELGEDTAYFSPAVVTGIERGSDSYYEEFFGPVAVVYKVSSDKEALELANDCRFGLGGAVFSQDTARAEAVAQKLAVGMANVNTPAGEGAELPFGGVKRSGFGRELGPLAMDEFVNKQMYFVAD, from the coding sequence GTGACCTACCGAGTACAAGACCCAGCCACAGACGAAGTCATTGAAACCTTCCCAACCGCGACTAGGGAAGAAATTGAAAATATTTTGAACTCTGCCGAGGATGCAACATACGAATGGGGCGAGCACGAAATTACGCAGCGCGCGGAAGTCGTTGCGAAAGCAGCAGAGCTTTTCGATGCAAGAAAGCACGACCTCGGTAAAATCATCGCCGAAGAAATGGGGAAACCGCTCGCTGAGGGAGTCGAGGAAGCCGAATTCGCTTCTGAGATCTTCCAATATTATGCCGACCACGGCCCCTCTTTTGCAGCGGACCAAGAAATTCCTACTAATTCCGCTGGCAAAGCTATGATTCGGCGGCTGCCGCTCGGCGCCCTGCTTGGTGTTATGCCCTGGAACTTTCCCTTTTATCAGGTCGCACGCTTTGCGGCGCCGAACTTGATGCTGGGAAACACCATCGTTCTAAAGCATGCGGAGATCTGTCCGCGTTCTGCGCTGGCCATTCAACAAATTCTGATCGATGCTGGGCTACCGCAAGGCGCTTACAACAATGTGTTTGCTTCACATGATCAGGTTGCAGAAATGATCGCAGACCCGCGTATTCAAGGGGTATCCCTGACCGGTTCGGAGCGTGCGGGAGCAATCATCGGAGCACAGGCAAGTAAGAACCTGAAGAAATCCGTGCTCGAGCTCGGCGGCTCAGATCCGTATATTGTGCTGGACACGAAGGATGTCAAAGCCTCAGCGCAGCTCGCATGGGAGACCCGCATGTACAACACCGGGCAGGCGTGTAACTCCAATAAGCGCCTTATCGTCATGGACGATATTTACGATGAATTCGTGGCGGAGTTGGTAGAACTAGCCAAGGGTATGACACCGGCAGACCCAGTCACGCTTGCGGAGGGATCGGGCAATTCTTATGGTCCGCTATCGTCACGTACTGCTGCGGAAACCCTAGAACGGCAATTAGAGATTGCGGTGCAAGAAGGTGCGACGCTTCACGTGGGCGGAGAACTCGGGGAAGACACTGCGTACTTCTCCCCCGCCGTGGTGACTGGGATTGAACGCGGTTCCGATTCCTATTATGAGGAATTCTTTGGTCCAGTCGCAGTCGTCTACAAGGTATCCAGTGATAAAGAAGCACTCGAGCTGGCCAATGATTGCCGGTTTGGGCTCGGCGGAGCAGTATTTTCCCAAGACACGGCTCGGGCAGAAGCGGTCGCTCAAAAGCTCGCGGTGGGAATGGCTAACGTAAATACGCCTGCCGGCGAGGGTGCGGAGCTTCCGTTTGGCGGAGTAAAGCGCTCAGGTTTTGGCCGCGAATTGGGCCCGTTGGCCATGGATGAGTTCGTAAATAAGCAGATGTACTTCGTCGCCGACTAG
- a CDS encoding histidine phosphatase family protein: MSRRLILIRHGQTVYNATGRMQGHLDTQLSDEGVRQAESAGRLLEDQGITRIIASDLSRARVTAEIVGKRLGLDVHADERLRETNLGEWQGKTSTEVDVEYPGARAIWRHDPTWAPPGGESRVEVAQRARPVIDELMREYMEWDDNTVLVVAHGGAIAALTCHLIALHSNQYQLLSGLKNTHWAQLTARPAFDPQQPHAPVQFTADNVEGANWYFDGWNMGALVVGGSGADT, translated from the coding sequence ATGAGTCGCCGTCTAATACTGATCAGGCATGGTCAGACTGTCTACAACGCCACCGGCCGCATGCAGGGCCACTTGGACACGCAGCTGTCCGATGAAGGCGTGCGTCAGGCAGAATCAGCGGGGCGACTTTTAGAAGACCAAGGAATTACTCGCATCATCGCCTCGGATCTGTCGCGGGCTCGGGTGACGGCGGAGATCGTCGGTAAGCGTCTTGGCTTGGACGTGCACGCGGATGAACGCCTGCGCGAAACGAACCTGGGGGAGTGGCAGGGAAAGACCTCCACGGAAGTCGATGTGGAATACCCCGGTGCGCGCGCTATTTGGCGCCATGACCCAACCTGGGCTCCACCCGGCGGGGAATCGCGCGTGGAGGTGGCACAACGTGCCCGGCCTGTCATCGATGAGCTTATGCGCGAGTACATGGAGTGGGATGACAATACCGTCCTGGTGGTCGCCCACGGTGGTGCTATTGCCGCGTTGACCTGCCACTTGATTGCGTTGCACAGCAACCAATACCAACTTTTGTCGGGATTGAAGAATACGCACTGGGCGCAGCTGACTGCTCGTCCGGCGTTTGATCCACAACAGCCTCACGCACCAGTGCAATTTACTGCTGACAATGTGGAGGGCGCGAATTGGTATTTCGATGGCTGGAATATGGGCGCGCTCGTCGTGGGTGGCTCTGGGGCTGATACCTAA
- a CDS encoding tripartite tricarboxylate transporter permease, which translates to METLNNLMMGFGDAFSPMNLVYVFIGALLGTAVGVLPGMGSSMAVALLLPITFTLDPTAAFIMFAGVYFGGLFGDSTMAILVNTPGGSTAIATAFEGHRMALNGRAPQALATSAIGAFTGGLIATTLVVFFAPKLAEFAILFGPAEYFALAIFAFLASAAVVSDSLLRGLISLVVGLLVATVGIDEISGAQRFTGGIPEMFDGIGIIIVTVGILALGEVFYVIYEQSKPVPKLRDGKVARARLSWAEFKEAFPAWLRGTSFGVPFGVIPVGGAEVPTFMAYATERNLDKRRKDPQFGDQGAIRGVAGPEAAGNATAGTAMGALLAMGLPTSATAAIMLAAFQQYGIQPGPLLFDRNADLVWPLLASLFIGLFVLLILNLPLAPMWAKLLLIPRHYLYPGIAVFCALGVYATSAAIADLWLVLVIGLVGFVMRHFEFPLAPIMIGVILGPLAESSFRNALLSSGGDYSILVGSPIAIGMYTLMAIVLLAAVFRRFQNKRSEAQREKESELTSA; encoded by the coding sequence ATGGAAACACTCAATAACCTCATGATGGGTTTTGGCGATGCATTCTCGCCAATGAACCTCGTCTACGTCTTCATCGGTGCGCTCCTTGGTACCGCAGTCGGCGTCTTACCTGGCATGGGCTCGTCGATGGCCGTAGCGCTTCTGCTGCCCATTACGTTTACCCTCGACCCAACCGCCGCGTTCATTATGTTCGCGGGTGTGTACTTCGGTGGTCTCTTCGGCGACTCCACCATGGCGATTCTGGTCAATACCCCTGGTGGTTCGACGGCGATTGCAACAGCCTTCGAAGGCCACAGAATGGCACTGAACGGCAGAGCGCCGCAAGCGCTCGCGACATCCGCCATCGGCGCTTTTACCGGTGGCTTGATCGCCACCACCCTGGTCGTTTTCTTCGCACCGAAGCTCGCTGAGTTTGCCATTCTCTTTGGCCCAGCAGAGTACTTCGCCTTGGCAATCTTCGCCTTCCTGGCCTCTGCAGCGGTCGTCTCTGACTCCCTGCTTCGCGGCCTGATTTCCCTGGTCGTTGGTTTGCTCGTCGCGACAGTAGGCATCGATGAAATCTCCGGCGCCCAGCGCTTTACCGGTGGGATTCCAGAAATGTTCGACGGCATCGGCATCATTATTGTCACCGTCGGCATCCTCGCATTGGGCGAAGTCTTCTACGTCATCTACGAACAGAGCAAGCCAGTCCCGAAACTGCGCGACGGCAAAGTCGCACGCGCGCGTCTGTCCTGGGCAGAATTCAAAGAAGCATTCCCCGCATGGTTGCGCGGCACCAGCTTCGGTGTTCCCTTTGGCGTTATCCCCGTCGGTGGTGCGGAAGTGCCCACCTTTATGGCATACGCAACCGAACGCAACCTGGATAAGCGCCGTAAGGATCCCCAGTTCGGCGACCAAGGTGCTATCCGTGGTGTCGCTGGCCCAGAAGCTGCAGGTAACGCTACCGCCGGTACCGCGATGGGCGCATTGCTGGCCATGGGCCTTCCAACGTCCGCGACCGCAGCCATTATGCTGGCGGCATTCCAGCAATACGGCATTCAGCCCGGACCGCTGCTTTTCGATCGCAACGCTGACCTCGTCTGGCCCTTGCTCGCGTCCTTGTTTATCGGTCTCTTCGTCCTGCTGATTCTGAACCTGCCCCTGGCACCAATGTGGGCCAAGCTTCTGCTGATTCCGCGCCACTATCTCTACCCAGGCATCGCAGTCTTTTGTGCCCTTGGTGTTTATGCAACATCCGCAGCAATCGCTGACCTCTGGCTCGTGCTCGTCATCGGTCTTGTCGGGTTCGTTATGCGACACTTTGAGTTCCCATTGGCACCAATCATGATTGGCGTTATTCTGGGACCTCTCGCAGAGTCCAGCTTCCGCAACGCTCTACTGTCCTCCGGTGGCGACTACTCCATTCTGGTTGGATCCCCAATCGCGATTGGTATGTACACACTGATGGCCATCGTTCTCCTGGCAGCGGTATTCCGCCGCTTCCAGAACAAGCGCTCCGAAGCGCAGCGCGAAAAAGAATCTGAGCTAACTTCCGCTTAG
- a CDS encoding YidH family protein has protein sequence MKFWEEGEDPDPRFTLANERTFLAWIRTSLAFLAGGIAIEIFNFEGVAPWINSAISFIVIVTAALVAVGAAFRWATVERAMRTGKPMPAPRLVPVLSAAAAIGCVFGLVVILL, from the coding sequence ATGAAGTTTTGGGAGGAGGGCGAAGATCCGGATCCACGGTTTACGTTGGCGAATGAACGCACATTTCTGGCGTGGATTCGGACGTCCTTGGCATTTTTGGCCGGCGGCATTGCTATTGAGATTTTTAATTTTGAAGGTGTTGCTCCCTGGATAAACTCAGCCATCTCCTTCATCGTTATCGTCACGGCAGCATTGGTAGCCGTTGGAGCAGCTTTTCGATGGGCCACTGTGGAACGCGCGATGCGCACCGGCAAGCCCATGCCGGCCCCGCGGCTGGTGCCTGTGCTCTCGGCCGCGGCGGCGATTGGCTGCGTGTTCGGCCTCGTGGTGATCCTGCTGTGA
- a CDS encoding LysR family transcriptional regulator: MDIRWLEGFVVVAEELHFSNAANRLGIAQSPLSQLIRKLEKELGQKLFDRSTRSVELTAAGKALLPEARRILSTMSEARELVSAAEGDIVGTVRLGFSGVLNYATLPRLTSEVQQRLPLVDLELVGQVLTPEAISMLRQGNLDITLMGLPINDPDVETQLILTETFCVVLPADHELAGSEVVDLSDLSGEGFITTPEFVGSVFRNTTFQLCAEAGFVPRIAQEVPDPFLALLLVARDVGVAITTEGTGWLAPPNTVMIPIKQDSLRLRHGVAWMSGMERVARDAVLDVIKDIFP, translated from the coding sequence ATGGATATTCGGTGGCTGGAAGGCTTTGTCGTCGTTGCGGAGGAATTGCACTTCAGCAACGCAGCTAACCGCCTCGGTATCGCGCAATCACCGCTGAGCCAGCTCATCCGCAAGCTGGAAAAAGAACTCGGGCAAAAGCTTTTCGATCGCAGCACTCGCTCCGTGGAGCTCACCGCGGCAGGGAAGGCGCTGCTACCGGAAGCACGGCGAATATTATCGACCATGTCTGAGGCACGCGAGTTGGTCAGTGCCGCAGAAGGCGACATCGTCGGCACGGTGCGGCTGGGCTTTTCCGGCGTTTTAAACTATGCCACGCTGCCGCGGCTGACCAGCGAGGTGCAACAGCGCCTGCCGCTGGTGGACTTAGAGCTGGTGGGCCAAGTGCTGACGCCTGAGGCCATCAGCATGCTGCGGCAGGGCAACCTGGATATCACCTTGATGGGTCTGCCGATTAATGACCCGGACGTGGAAACCCAACTGATCTTGACCGAGACCTTTTGCGTGGTCTTGCCCGCGGACCATGAATTAGCTGGGTCCGAGGTGGTGGATCTGTCGGATCTTTCGGGGGAAGGGTTTATCACCACGCCGGAATTTGTGGGTTCAGTCTTTCGCAACACCACCTTCCAGCTGTGTGCTGAGGCAGGGTTTGTGCCGCGCATTGCGCAGGAAGTACCTGACCCATTTCTAGCATTGCTTTTGGTTGCCCGCGACGTGGGCGTGGCCATTACCACCGAGGGGACAGGCTGGCTGGCGCCACCGAATACGGTGATGATTCCAATCAAGCAGGATTCCCTGCGATTGCGCCATGGTGTGGCGTGGATGTCGGGGATGGAACGTGTTGCGCGCGATGCTGTTTTGGACGTTATTAAGGATATTTTTCCTTAA
- the nadD gene encoding nicotinate-nucleotide adenylyltransferase yields the protein MNKIGIMGGTFDPIHNGHLVAASEAAYRFDLDKVIFVPTGQPWQKADRDVTDAEHRYLMTMVATASNPRFTVSRVDIDRNGPTYTIDTLRDIRKFYPDAELYFITGADALSSIMSWRDWEDMLEMAHFVGVTRPGYPLTRDMVPEDQRDNIELIDIPAMAISSTDCRERARGGEPVWYLVPDGVVQYIAKNHLYSPNEGKAL from the coding sequence ATGAACAAAATCGGAATCATGGGTGGAACCTTCGACCCGATTCACAATGGTCACTTGGTCGCCGCCAGTGAAGCTGCCTATCGCTTCGACTTGGACAAGGTCATCTTCGTGCCCACGGGTCAACCGTGGCAGAAGGCAGATCGTGATGTCACAGATGCCGAACATCGCTATTTGATGACGATGGTGGCCACCGCGTCCAACCCACGTTTTACGGTCTCGCGCGTGGATATTGACCGTAATGGGCCGACGTATACCATCGATACGCTGCGCGATATTCGCAAGTTTTACCCGGACGCGGAGCTGTATTTCATCACGGGCGCTGATGCGCTGTCCTCGATTATGTCGTGGCGTGACTGGGAAGACATGCTGGAAATGGCGCACTTTGTGGGTGTCACGCGTCCTGGGTACCCCTTGACTCGCGATATGGTTCCGGAAGACCAGCGTGACAATATTGAACTGATTGATATCCCAGCGATGGCGATATCCTCGACCGATTGCCGTGAGCGCGCGCGTGGTGGCGAACCCGTGTGGTACTTGGTGCCAGACGGGGTTGTGCAGTATATTGCGAAAAATCACCTGTATAGCCCAAATGAAGGTAAAGCGCTGTAA
- a CDS encoding GntP family permease, producing the protein METWEPTMPAGPLLGITLVAIALILLLVIKFRIHAFVTLIIVSAVTALAAGIPIAGVVPTMIDGFGSTIASVALLVGLGAMIGRLVEASGGAQSLADALVNAFGAKRAPLALGIASLIMGFPIFFDAGLIVMLPVIFAVARRLDGPVLVYGIPAAGAFSVMHVFLPPHPGPVSAAEFFSADIGYILGLGLIVALPTWYVSGYLWGKFLGKKFTFKVSDALLGEQTDHDPATVASPAKVISVMLLPMLLIFCNTGVNTLSAAGTIDATNTFAEILTFIGQTPIALLITLLIAMAVLGPRDRERAEKLMDGSLGPICSVILITGAGGMFGGVLRTSGIGDALADSMSDLGIPVIFAAYLVAAALRVAQGSATVALTTAAALMAPAVEAANMNEIQLALLVLATAAGSVFSSLVNDSGFWLVGRLMGMDVSTTLRTWTLNQVFISVIGFIVVLILWAILPSS; encoded by the coding sequence ATGGAGACCTGGGAACCCACCATGCCCGCTGGGCCTTTACTGGGCATTACATTAGTTGCCATTGCCCTCATTTTGCTGCTTGTAATCAAGTTCCGCATTCACGCTTTTGTCACGCTCATCATCGTTTCCGCTGTCACCGCCCTCGCCGCCGGCATTCCCATCGCGGGCGTGGTGCCCACCATGATCGATGGCTTTGGTTCCACCATCGCCTCGGTCGCCCTGCTCGTGGGCCTGGGCGCCATGATCGGCCGGTTGGTAGAAGCATCCGGCGGAGCACAGTCGCTTGCCGATGCCCTCGTCAATGCCTTCGGCGCCAAACGCGCCCCACTGGCCCTTGGTATTGCCTCACTCATCATGGGCTTTCCCATCTTCTTTGATGCCGGCCTCATCGTCATGCTGCCGGTTATCTTCGCGGTCGCGCGCCGTTTAGATGGACCAGTTCTGGTCTACGGTATTCCGGCCGCGGGTGCATTCTCCGTCATGCACGTGTTTTTGCCACCGCACCCCGGACCTGTCTCCGCAGCGGAATTCTTCAGCGCTGATATCGGCTATATCCTAGGCCTTGGCCTCATCGTTGCCCTGCCAACCTGGTACGTCTCCGGTTACCTGTGGGGTAAATTCCTCGGCAAGAAATTCACCTTCAAGGTCAGCGATGCCCTCCTTGGCGAACAAACTGACCACGATCCCGCCACCGTTGCATCGCCTGCAAAAGTCATCAGCGTCATGCTGCTGCCGATGCTGCTCATCTTCTGCAACACCGGCGTCAACACGCTCTCGGCGGCCGGCACCATCGATGCCACCAACACCTTTGCCGAAATCCTCACCTTCATTGGCCAAACCCCCATCGCGCTACTGATTACCCTGCTCATCGCGATGGCTGTTCTCGGCCCACGGGATCGCGAGCGCGCCGAAAAGCTCATGGACGGCTCACTTGGCCCCATCTGTTCGGTCATCCTGATCACCGGTGCCGGCGGCATGTTCGGCGGCGTACTTCGTACCTCGGGCATCGGCGATGCCCTCGCCGACTCCATGTCTGACCTTGGCATCCCTGTCATCTTCGCGGCATACCTCGTGGCCGCAGCACTTCGCGTCGCTCAGGGTTCTGCAACCGTTGCGCTGACCACCGCAGCCGCGCTCATGGCACCTGCCGTGGAAGCAGCCAATATGAACGAAATTCAGCTCGCCCTGCTGGTACTTGCCACTGCGGCAGGTTCCGTATTCTCTTCCCTAGTCAACGACTCCGGCTTCTGGCTCGTCGGCCGACTCATGGGAATGGATGTTTCCACCACCCTGCGCACCTGGACTTTGAACCAGGTGTTTATTTCGGTAATCGGCTTTATCGTCGTGCTTATTCTGTGGGCGATCCTGCCAAGTAGTTAG
- the rsfS gene encoding ribosome silencing factor, with translation MSITDAARQMAELAARAADEKSASNIAVIDVSDVLAITELFVIASADNERQVRSIVEEIEDALTAEGFEPKRREGVRENRWVLLDYGFTVVHIQREQEREYYGLDRLYHDCPLIEIDGIEPATRPGTWDNIRDAQSIDDIPLAEKEPEEVEEY, from the coding sequence GTGAGTATTACTGACGCAGCCCGCCAGATGGCGGAGTTGGCAGCGCGCGCTGCCGATGAAAAGTCCGCCAGCAACATCGCAGTCATTGATGTCTCTGACGTTTTGGCCATTACGGAACTTTTCGTCATCGCGTCTGCAGATAATGAGCGTCAAGTACGCTCCATTGTCGAAGAAATCGAAGACGCCCTGACCGCGGAAGGCTTCGAGCCGAAGCGTCGCGAAGGCGTGCGGGAAAACCGCTGGGTACTGCTCGATTACGGCTTTACGGTCGTGCACATCCAGCGCGAGCAGGAGCGGGAATACTACGGCCTAGATCGTCTCTACCACGATTGCCCGCTCATTGAGATTGACGGTATTGAGCCCGCTACCCGCCCGGGAACCTGGGACAATATCCGTGACGCCCAGTCCATCGATGACATTCCTCTGGCTGAAAAAGAGCCGGAAGAAGTCGAAGAGTACTAG
- a CDS encoding gluconokinase: MNEQSLVSRYVVLMGVSGSGKSSVGENLSPLVGLPYQDGDDMHPQANIDKMESGTPLNDEDRMPWLKNIGEELAASNGLMIGCSALKRSYRDLIRSYCPEVVFIHLAGDYELLIDRMQARTGHFMPASLLKSQFETLEQLQPDEKGVVIDIAPSKEEVAAQAANYLAGSPTE; this comes from the coding sequence ATGAATGAGCAGTCTCTAGTGTCGCGCTACGTTGTCCTCATGGGAGTATCCGGTTCCGGAAAGTCTTCTGTGGGCGAAAATCTCAGCCCCTTGGTTGGTCTTCCTTACCAGGATGGGGATGACATGCACCCGCAGGCAAACATCGACAAAATGGAATCAGGCACCCCGCTTAACGATGAAGACAGGATGCCGTGGTTGAAAAATATTGGCGAGGAACTCGCCGCGTCGAATGGTTTGATGATCGGGTGCAGCGCGTTGAAGCGCTCCTACCGAGACCTGATTCGCAGCTATTGTCCCGAGGTGGTGTTCATCCACCTGGCCGGGGACTATGAGCTGCTAATCGACCGGATGCAAGCGCGTACCGGGCATTTCATGCCGGCGTCATTGCTGAAGTCTCAATTTGAAACATTGGAGCAATTGCAGCCGGATGAAAAGGGCGTCGTGATTGATATTGCGCCGTCGAAGGAAGAAGTGGCAGCGCAAGCGGCTAACTACTTGGCAGGATCGCCCACAGAATAA
- a CDS encoding HNH endonuclease signature motif containing protein, with protein MVGKNFLALQRLIRELPKLHAVVQEHWHLDFPRLVAIDTALSKLGPNPDPEIMEELDAKIAKYLTPRIANQHLPGHSLIGQRVRQMVSEYDDRIPVKDPRPQRRMVKTQLTANSSSLAVEAPHEEIQKAEDCMKATATALGITRAEAMLRVLTGEFPCTQADTKLVLFSPKGMEDGPAYLQGFGWVGPETVERLREGATVLDADELAKAETSSYQPTAGIRTFVEGRDGTCRWPGCEVPAQSCQLDHRHNFSEGGLTSPSNLFALCQHHHNIKTDTRAMYIVDPITDVIYWLFEDGTWVSDSAEEGPLGQGSKRWLQTFGQKLVKRRKNAQEKAHELADAIDDFYRKRAEQDKLEQDQRDIIDELWVDDIKLLRAMLQQGEFSGDIPLPGNLNVFLILEAAQRMGIEFEACDDMAPWVRVHKQILDYERAENERKILEEAEALAKELAEDILKEKEEEKAKAEAEEDKEGAEEQPEPVKVSTNPEDPPF; from the coding sequence GTGGTGGGAAAAAATTTCTTGGCCCTGCAACGCCTGATTCGTGAATTGCCGAAGCTGCACGCGGTGGTGCAAGAGCACTGGCATTTAGACTTTCCACGCCTTGTTGCTATCGATACGGCGCTTTCCAAACTAGGACCAAACCCCGATCCGGAAATCATGGAAGAGCTTGATGCGAAAATAGCCAAATATCTCACCCCGCGGATTGCGAACCAGCACTTGCCAGGGCATTCGCTTATTGGTCAGCGGGTGCGACAGATGGTCAGTGAATATGACGATCGCATCCCCGTTAAAGACCCACGGCCGCAACGCAGAATGGTAAAAACCCAGTTGACGGCAAATTCATCGTCGCTGGCGGTGGAGGCGCCGCACGAAGAAATTCAAAAAGCGGAAGACTGCATGAAGGCTACCGCGACAGCTCTGGGGATTACGCGAGCGGAAGCGATGCTGCGGGTGCTCACGGGGGAATTTCCCTGTACCCAGGCAGATACCAAGCTGGTGCTATTTTCTCCCAAGGGCATGGAAGACGGTCCGGCCTACCTGCAAGGATTTGGTTGGGTAGGTCCAGAAACCGTCGAGCGCCTGCGGGAGGGGGCGACGGTGCTGGACGCTGATGAATTAGCGAAAGCTGAGACTTCCAGCTATCAGCCCACCGCAGGGATTCGCACTTTCGTGGAAGGGCGCGATGGCACGTGCCGTTGGCCAGGGTGTGAGGTTCCTGCGCAGAGTTGCCAGCTGGATCATCGCCATAACTTTTCCGAAGGCGGGCTCACTTCGCCATCAAACCTCTTTGCTTTGTGCCAGCACCATCACAACATCAAGACCGATACGCGGGCGATGTACATTGTTGATCCGATCACGGACGTCATCTACTGGCTTTTTGAAGATGGCACGTGGGTCAGCGACAGCGCGGAGGAAGGACCGCTAGGGCAAGGCTCTAAGCGTTGGTTGCAAACATTTGGGCAAAAGCTGGTCAAACGCCGCAAGAACGCACAAGAAAAAGCGCATGAGCTTGCCGATGCCATCGATGACTTTTATCGTAAACGCGCTGAACAGGACAAACTCGAGCAAGACCAACGCGACATCATCGATGAGCTGTGGGTCGATGACATTAAACTTCTCCGCGCAATGTTGCAGCAGGGAGAGTTCTCCGGAGATATTCCACTGCCCGGAAACCTGAATGTCTTCCTCATTTTGGAAGCTGCGCAAAGAATGGGCATCGAATTTGAAGCCTGTGATGACATGGCACCGTGGGTGCGCGTACATAAGCAGATTTTGGATTATGAACGCGCAGAAAATGAACGCAAGATTCTCGAGGAAGCTGAAGCCTTGGCCAAGGAGCTAGCGGAGGACATCCTCAAAGAAAAAGAAGAGGAAAAGGCAAAGGCGGAAGCAGAAGAGGACAAGGAGGGAGCAGAGGAACAGCCGGAACCAGTGAAGGTTTCGACGAATCCGGAAGACCCGCCATTTTAA
- a CDS encoding DegV family protein — protein MPVRIVTDSSAGLPQEIIDELDITVCTLHVMENEDADTTTSALSALEIAAEYGRQMERGGDDGIIGLHLAKELSSTWSAAVTASGVFPDNKVRVIESGTAGMVLGAAAMAAAKLAKDGADVDECYEAAEDTLARGRTWVYLNSTDELRRSGRMSATTAMISTALLATKPIMALNAGKLELVGRTRTQTKGFIKLVDLVASEAGGKPVFIALQHNGAEEEAEMLQDLLEQALPDGSSFILTELNEVIGVHVGPGAIGVSAVYSA, from the coding sequence ATGCCCGTTCGCATTGTGACTGACTCATCGGCTGGCCTGCCGCAGGAAATTATTGATGAACTAGACATCACGGTATGCACCCTGCACGTGATGGAGAACGAAGACGCCGATACCACAACGTCGGCGCTATCCGCACTGGAAATTGCCGCGGAATATGGCCGGCAGATGGAACGCGGTGGCGATGATGGAATCATCGGGCTGCACCTAGCCAAAGAATTATCCTCTACTTGGTCCGCAGCGGTGACTGCATCGGGAGTATTTCCCGATAATAAAGTGCGCGTTATTGAATCTGGCACCGCCGGCATGGTGCTGGGGGCGGCCGCGATGGCAGCGGCAAAGCTCGCAAAAGATGGCGCTGACGTCGATGAATGCTATGAAGCAGCCGAGGATACCTTGGCTCGCGGGCGAACCTGGGTGTATCTCAATTCAACGGATGAGCTTCGCCGCTCTGGGCGCATGTCTGCCACCACGGCGATGATTTCCACCGCTCTTTTGGCGACCAAGCCCATCATGGCGCTGAATGCCGGCAAACTTGAGCTGGTCGGGCGCACCCGCACGCAAACCAAAGGCTTTATTAAGCTCGTCGACTTGGTCGCCTCGGAAGCCGGCGGCAAGCCGGTGTTCATCGCGCTGCAGCATAACGGCGCGGAAGAAGAAGCCGAAATGTTGCAGGACTTGCTGGAGCAAGCGCTTCCCGATGGCTCGAGCTTCATTCTCACCGAACTCAACGAAGTAATCGGGGTCCACGTGGGCCCAGGCGCAATCGGTGTGTCTGCGGTCTATTCCGCTTAA
- a CDS encoding DUF202 domain-containing protein, whose amino-acid sequence MERHPDPGLQPERTTMAWTRTLVSFLVVAGASLRVSASVHDAAFIVIAVIAMTVALNIMVRQSGRYRRSNAGLVQEKVKPQVLSVMVMSAAVALLALVLLAMKFI is encoded by the coding sequence ATGGAACGACACCCTGACCCGGGGCTGCAGCCGGAGCGCACCACCATGGCGTGGACGCGCACCTTGGTCTCTTTCTTGGTGGTGGCGGGAGCGAGTCTGCGGGTCTCTGCGTCCGTGCATGATGCGGCGTTCATCGTCATTGCTGTTATCGCGATGACCGTGGCGTTAAACATTATGGTGCGCCAGTCGGGGCGATATCGTCGCAGTAATGCCGGGCTAGTGCAGGAGAAAGTAAAGCCGCAGGTGTTATCGGTTATGGTGATGTCAGCCGCGGTGGCACTTCTAGCGCTGGTGTTGCTGGCTATGAAATTTATTTAA